A section of the Malania oleifera isolate guangnan ecotype guangnan chromosome 2, ASM2987363v1, whole genome shotgun sequence genome encodes:
- the LOC131148820 gene encoding transmembrane 9 superfamily member 12, with amino-acid sequence MALLYFSLRMKPAFYWAFICVVLSVHACVGFYLPGSYMHTYSTRQPIYAKVNSLTSIETELPFSYYSLPYCQPKEGVKKSAENLGELLMGDQIDNSPYRFRMNVNETVYLCTTNPLNEHEVKLLKQRTRDLYQVNMILDNLPARRFAVRDGLKIQWTGFPVGYTPRDGNDDYIINHMKFTVLVHEYEGSGVEIIGTGEEGMGVLTEADKKKASGFEIVGFEVSPCSVKYDPEAMSKLQIYDNISSVNCPSELDKYQIIREKEKVSFTYEVEFLKSNIRWPSRWDAYLKMEGARVHWFSILNSLMVIFFLAGIVFVIFLRTVRRDLTRYEELDKEAQAQMNEELSGWKLVVGDVFREPNNSKLLCLMVGNGVQIAGMAVVTIVFAAFGFMSPASRGMLLTGMIILYLFLGIAAGYVGVRMWRTMKGTSEGWRSLSWSVACFFPGIVFVILTGLNFILWGSNSTGAIPISLYFILLSLWFCISVPLTLLGGFLGTRAESIEYPVRTNQIPREIPARSYPSWLLVLGAGTLPFGTLFIELFFILSSIWLGRFYYVFGFLLVVLLLLVIVCAEVSVVLTYMHLCVEDWQWWWKAFFASGSVALYVFLYSINYLVFDLRSLSGPVSAMVYLGYSLIMAIAIMLSTGTIGFLTSFYFVHYLFSSVKID; translated from the coding sequence ATGGCTTTGTTATATTTTTCATTGAGGATGAAACCCGCTTTCTACTGGGCTTTTATCTGCGTGgttctttctgtgcatgcttgcGTTGGGTTCTATTTGCCAGGGAGCTACATGCACACATATTCGACACGTCAACCTATTTATGCTAAAGTCAATTCCTTGACATCAATTGAAACTGAGCTCCCTTTCAGCTATTACAGTCTCCCGTACTGCCAACCCAAAGAAGGAGTGAAGAAAAGTGCAGAGAATCTGGGAGAACTCCTTATGGGAGACCAGATTGACAACTCCCCGTACCGATTCCGAATGAATGTCAATGAGACTGTTTACCTCTGCACCACAAATCCGTTGAATGAGCATGAGGTAAAGCTTTTGAAGCAGAGGACCCGTGATCTGTATCAGGTAAACATGATTTTGGACAATCTACCTGCAAGGAGGTTTGCTGTGCGGGATGGGTTGAAAATTCAATGGACCGGGTTTCCTGTTGGTTATACGCCTCGCGATGGTAATGATGATTACATCATTAATCACATGAAGTTCACAGTTTTGGTTCATGAGTATGAAGGGAGTGGGGTGGAGATAATTGGTACAGGGGAAGAAGGTATGGGCGTACTTACAGAAGCTGACAAGAAGAAGGCATCTGGTTTTGAGATAGTTGGTTTTGAGGTTTCCCCTTGCAGTGTTAAGTATGACCCTGAAGCAATGTCCAAGCTCCAGATCTATGACAACATATCTTCTGTTAACTGTCCGTCAGAGCTTGATAAGTATCAAATAATCAGGGAAAAAGAAAAAGTGTCATTTACTTATGaggttgaatttttgaaaagTAATATTCGGTGGCCATCTCGATGGGATGCTTACTTGAAGATGGAGGGTGCCCGTGTCCACTGGTTCTCAATCCTGAACTCATTAATGGTGATCTTCTTTCTGGCTGGGATTGTGTTTGTTATATTTTTAAGGACAGTGAGAAGGGATTTAACTAGGTACGAGGAACTGGACAAAGAAGCTCAAGCACAGATGAATGAGGAGCTTTCAGGCTGGAAGCTTGTTGTGGGGGATGTGTTTAGAGAGCCAAATAATTCAAAGCTACTCTGCTTGATGGTTGGAAATGGGGTTCAAATTGCTGGGATGGCTGTAGTCACTATTGTTTTTGCTGCCTTTGGTTTCATGTCACCAGCTTCTCGGGGAATGCTACTGACAGGGATGATAATTCTTTATCTTTTCCTGGGGATTGCCGCCGGATATGTTGGTGTCCGGATGTGGAGAACCATGAAGGGAACTTCAGAAGGATGGAGGTCACTTTCTTGGTCAGTTGCATGCTTCTTTCCTGGGATTGTTTTTGTAATTCTTACAGGATTGAATTTTATCCTTTGGGGCAGCAATAGTACCGGTGCTATTCCTATTTCCTTGTATTTTATACTTCTGTCCCTTTGGTTCTGCATTTCAGTGCCCCTTACCCTGTTAGGAGGATTTTTAGGGACACGTGCTGAATCTATTGAATACCCTGTGCGAACTAACCAGATCCCAAGGGAAATTCCTGCACGCAGTTATCCATCATGGCTTCTTGTTCTTGGTGCTGGGACACTTCCATTTGGAACCCTTTTTATTGAACTTTTCTTCATCCTTTCTAGCATCTGGCTTGGGAGGTTCTATTATGTGTTCGGGTTCCTGCTTGTTGTCCTTCTGTTGCTGGTTATTGTTTGTGCTGAAGTATCTGTTGTACTCACTTACATGCATCTCTGTGTGGAGGATTGGCAGTGGTGGTGGAAAGCTTTCTTTGCCTCAGGTTCAGTTGCCCTTTATGTGTTCCTATACTCCATCAATTACTTGGTGTTTGACCTTCGAAGCTTGAGTGGCCCTGTGTCAGCTATGGTCTATCTTGGCTATTCATTGATCATGGCAATTGCTATCATGTTGTCTACTGGCACAATTGGTTTTCTCACGTCATTTTACTTTGTCCATTACCTTTTCTCATCCGTAAAGATTGATTAA